The genomic segment ACCGCGTTGGCGCTCTTGCCCTGGCTCGCCTTGATCGAGTTCGCCTGCTGGTCGGCGTCCTGACCGATGTCGGTCTCGAACTTGTCGAAGTAGGCGTGCCGGACCGCGTCGGTCTTCGGGTCCCAGTACTTGTTGCGGACCAGCACCAGCTTGCTGTCCCGGGTGTAGGTCTGCACCTTGTACGGGCCGGACGAGAACGGGTGCAGGTCGAGCTTGGTGCGGGTGTCCTTCGCCTTCGGCAGCGGCGTCGTCGTCCCCCACGACGCGGCGAACGGCATGTCGCAGTGCGGCTGCTTGAAGTCGAACGTGATCTTGTTGCCGCTGACCTTGACCCCCGGCGGGATCGGGGCGCCGCCGTTGTACGGGCCCTTGTACGTCTTGTTGTAGTTGACGTCGTTGGCCAGCCACTGCTGGATGTAGTGCGGGCCCTCGGCCAGGTCCGGCGAGAACGACCGCGCCACCCCGTACGCCACGTCCGCGGCGGTGATCGGCGTGCCGTCCTCGTACTTCAGTCCGCTCTTGAGGGTGAACTCCCACGAGGTGCACTTGGTACCGGTCGACACGTCCTTACCGGGCGTCGTGGCCAGGTCGCCGACGAGCTTCAGCTTCCCGTTGCCCTCGTCCTTGAACATCGTCAGGGTGCGGGCGAACAGGTTGATCACGGCGGTCGCGTTGTTCACGTAGGCCCGGGTCGGGTCCAGGTGATCGAAGTCCGCCTCCGCGTACTGATAGAGCGTGCCGCCGGTCTTCGCGCCGCTGACCGCCTTCGCCGGCCCCTGCGAGTCGGCCGGGTCGGTCGCGATCGACCCGCTCTGCGTCGACCCCTGGCCGCCGCTCCCCTGGTTCGACCCGGTGTTCTTGCTGCAGGCACCGACCGTCGCCAACAGTGCGACGGCGCCTACGGCGGCAACTGCCAGCCGTGGTCGCATTCGTCTCCCCCCTCATGTCCAGGTCGCGCACCGTTCGAGACGGGCACGACCAGGCGGTCGAGCGCGCCGGAACGGACACTCGACCCCTTGCCTGGACCGGAGTTTAGGCGGGTGATGTAACTCACCGTCACGCATTGGGGATTCTGAGTTCTGGCCCACTCGGTCGGCCACCCCGAACGGTGCGTCGAACAGGGCGGTGTACGCGCGGCGCGGACACGAAACGCCCCGCCCGGCCGGAGCCGAGCGGGGCGTCGAGATCGGAACGTCGCGGCGCTACCGGGACGGTGCCACCGCACCGCGCCGCATCTTCAACACGTACTCCACCAGCGTGATCAGCACCTGCTTGGTGGACTCCCGGCTCCGTGCGTCACACGGGATCACCGGCACCTGCGGACCCACCGCAAGCGCCTCCCGCACGTCGTCCAGCTGGTGCAGCTGGACGCCGTCGAAGCAGTTCACCGCGACCAGGTACGGCAGGCCACGGTGCTCGAAGAAGTCGACCGCGGCGAAGCAGTCGGCCAGCCGTCGCGTGTCCACCAGTACGATCGCGCCGATCGCGCCGCGCACCAGCTCGTCCCACATGAACCAGAACCGGGTCTGTCCGGGCGTCCCGAACAGATAGAGGATCAGGTCCTGGTCGATCGTGATACGGCCGAAGTCCATCGCGACCGTCGTCGTGCTCTTGCCCGGCACTCCGGCAAGGTCGTCGACGGACGCGCTGGCCGAGGTCATGATCGCCTCGGTGGTCAGCGGCGTGATCTCCGAGACGGATCCGACCAGTGTGGTCTTTCCGACGCCGAAACCGCCGGCGATAACGATCTTGGACGAGGTCACCCGCCCGCTCGGCCGGCGGTAGCCCTCGTCAGAGCCTCCGAAGCCCACTCAGCACCCTCTCCAGCAGTTCCGTGCCCACGGCGTCGTCCCCGACCGCAGTCGGTTCGTACACGGCGACGAGTCCGTCCGCGGCCATGTCCGCGACCAGCACCCGAGCCACTCCCAAAGGCATCTGCATACGTGCGGCGATCTCGGCGAGCGACTGCACCCGCAGGGCGCACAGCCCCGCGATCAGCTGTTGCTCCCGCCCACCGACCACGCTGGCGTCACGACCTCTCGCGGTCGTCTCCACCAGCGCCTCGATCGCGATCTCCACCCGGGGCCGGGTCCGGCCACGGGTCACGGCGTAGGGGCGAACCAGCGCGTTGCTCGGCTCATCAGGGTCATTCATCATGCCCCACACCCCGATCCAGGATGGTCCCGACTCGATGCGCGGACGCGGCGAACCACACCGCCACGCACCGAGTCGTCAGCCCGAGGGAATCCACGAGACCCCTCAGCTCAACCGTGCGGTCCCCTCGCGCGGTGCCGGGGTGAGCGCATCGCCGACTCGGTCGACCAGCAATGCCATCTCGTACCCCACCTGCCCGACGTCACAACTCCGGGCAGCCAGCACCGCGAACGAGGATCCGTCGCTGATCGACATCAGAAAGAGAAAGCCGTTGTCCATCTCGACGACGGTCTGCAACACCGCGCCGCCCTCGAAACACCTCGACGCGCCCTGGGTCAGGCTGACCAGCCCGGACGCGATGGCGGCGAGCTGGTCGGCCCGGTCGCGGGGCAGGTCCCGGGAGGAGGCGAGTAAGAGGCCGTCGGCGGAGACCGCGACCGCGTGCGCCACTCCGGGAACCCTGTCCGCAAAGTTGGACAGCAGCCAACCGAGGTCCTGGGTACCTATCTGCTGGGTCGTCATGCCTCCTGCTCCTCGCCAGCACCGTCACCGGTGCTCCTGTGTCCGGGCGCGGCTCCCGCCCGCGGCGAGTCACCGCCGCCGGCGCGTCCGCGCTGGACGCCTCGGTGGTACGCGGACAACAGCCCACGGACCGCTTCGGGTGAACGTTCCCGTGCCCGGGACTTAGGACGGGACGCATCTTCGATACCGCCCGGCACCAGCTGAGCCATCGGGCGCCGGATCGGCAGACCGGCGGAGGTGGTGTCGGACTCCCGCGGGGTGGTGATCGCGGAGGCCGCCTGCCAGCCCTTGTCGGCGGCCGAGCGCCACGGGTCGATGTCCGGCCGGCCCTCGGAGGGCACCTCGGCCGCCGGCCGGCCCGGCGGCATCTCGGCCGGCGGCTGCCGGCGCGCGAGCGGCTCGGCCATCGGCCGGTCCATCGGCTCGGCCATCGGCCGGTCCACCGGTGCGGCGGGGCCCGGCTCGGCCGGGCGGCGCGCCGGCTCCGCCGGCCGGGCCACCGGCTGGTTTCGCGGCGCGTCGCTGCCGGCGGGCACCCGAGTAGGCAGCACGGTGGGCCGCTTCTTCGGCTCGGCCGCACGCACCGGCGCCTCCTGTGCTCGGGTTGCCGTCATCCCCGCCGGTCGGGCGGCGGCCGCCACCGGCGCGGGTGGGGTACCGACCGCGGGCGCGGACCGGGGCCGGGACGGGCTGGTCCGGAACCAGGCCGACTCGACCTCGCGGAAGATGGGCAGCTCCATCGTGTCGTCGACATTCCTCGGGATGATCTCGGCCCGACCTGCCCCGGAACCGTGCTCGGGCTCCGGCGTGGCCGATTCTAGCCCGCGCTGTGCCGAAATCTCCTCATCCAACCGGCCGCCGTCCGACCGGCGCTGCTGCGCCACCGGGGCCGGGTCGGCCGGCGCCGACGGGGACCAGACGTCCCGGCCGGGCAGCTGCGGCGTCTCCACCGTCAGGTCCTCGGCCATCGGCCGGGCCGGCGGCTCCGCCCACGGGTCGTGCCCGCCAAGCGTGCCCGCCGCCGGTTCGCTGACCGGCTCCGGATCGGCGGTCGGTCGCTGCGCCGCGCGCCGGACCGAATCGTCCAGCGATCGGCGCGGCGGCTCCGCCGGGATCCGGTCGAACGTCACCGTGTCGTCGGCCGCCGAGGCCGGCGGCGTGCTGCCCTCCCGACGAAGCGACGCGGTCCGGTCCGGCTCCGACCCGGTCAACCGCTGGTACGGGCCGGGCTCGGCCGGCTTCTCGTACGCCGGCGGCTCGGCCTGCTGGTACGAGGTCTGCTCGAACGCGCTCGGCTCCGGCTGCTGGTAGGCCGCCGGCCGGGACTGCTCGTACGGGCCGGGCTCGGCCACCGGCGGCGCATCGAAACTGCCGGTCTGCTCCTGGGCGAGCTTGCGGGGCGGCGGGTCGAACAGGCTGCGCCGGATCGGTTCGTCGGCGCCTCGGGCCGGGGCCGGCTCCGTACTCGTCGGCTCGTCCTGCTGGCCCGGCTGGCGCCGGGGCAACGCGCTCGATCCGTTGTTCAACCGGTGCCCGTTGGCCGCGTCGGCGAGGCTGTCGCGCGCCGGCGGCTGGAACGGGATGCCCGGCATCGGGTCGACCGGCTCCGGGGCGGCCGGCCGCGGCGCTTCCCGGGTGGACCCGCCGGGGCCGGTCTCCAGCGCCAGCGGACCGCCCTGCGCCGGCAGCTCGCTCGGGCGAACGCCGGGCCGCTCGGTCGGTACCAGCACGGCGGCCGGCAGCACCACGTCGGCGACGGTGCCGCGTTCCGGCGCCGGCCGCAGTTCGATCTTGATGCCGAGCCGGGACGCCAGCCGGCCGACCACGACCAGACCCATCATCCGGGACACCGCGACATCCACCAGCGGCGGATTGGCCAGCCGCTCGTTCACCTCGGCCAGCACGTCGCCGGACATGCCGATACCGCGGTCCTCGATCTGCACGATCGCCCGGTCGCCGACCCGGCGCGCGTCGACCACCACGGCGGTGTCCGGCGAGGAGAACGCGGTCGCGTTGTCCAGCAGCTCGGCCACCAGGTGCACCACGTCGTTGACCGCGGTCGCCTCGACCTCGACGTCCCGGTCGACCACCCCGAACTCGATCCGGGTGTACTGCTCGACCTCGGACTGCGCGGCCCGCAACACGTCGCCCA from the Actinocatenispora thailandica genome contains:
- a CDS encoding sensor histidine kinase encodes the protein MSKRTAATQAGRQRRRRPIPRLSDVRIQSKLGLILVVPVLAVVALAGIELANAGKTLSDARRVDATLQLSTQAGNLVEQLQNERLDAAEAMLSKGRSGYSDLADQFKKQSSATDERIGAYRTERDKVSGTSEDISSNLTVIDDQLDSLTKTGRSEVLSSSSDATVASVTFRYQVLISELLDLRDSMTHLTDDRSLSSELTANAALSDAKEYAAQEQLALLRVIDDSSGFDATSFETFLGTLTDQQSAYDSFNRSASDEQKQELEESVSGPQVQDSTRLETDARTVGLNNHLDIQASDWNSAMAKRINAIRSVEKLLDANAAAHAKAQVASVVRQVIAEAGAGLVVLVIAIVLALLVARAMARSLRRLREGALQVAYEGLPQAVGQLETAESIGGQTPEEIAGQVRDPIQVRGRDEIGQVSEAFNVVHREAVRVAAAQAVLRASVSTMFINLARRSQLLVDRLIGHLDRLEQGEEDPDRLAQLFQLDHLATRMRRNDENLLVLAGADSTRARREAAPLGDVLRAAQSEVEQYTRIEFGVVDRDVEVEATAVNDVVHLVAELLDNATAFSSPDTAVVVDARRVGDRAIVQIEDRGIGMSGDVLAEVNERLANPPLVDVAVSRMMGLVVVGRLASRLGIKIELRPAPERGTVADVVLPAAVLVPTERPGVRPSELPAQGGPLALETGPGGSTREAPRPAAPEPVDPMPGIPFQPPARDSLADAANGHRLNNGSSALPRRQPGQQDEPTSTEPAPARGADEPIRRSLFDPPPRKLAQEQTGSFDAPPVAEPGPYEQSRPAAYQQPEPSAFEQTSYQQAEPPAYEKPAEPGPYQRLTGSEPDRTASLRREGSTPPASAADDTVTFDRIPAEPPRRSLDDSVRRAAQRPTADPEPVSEPAAGTLGGHDPWAEPPARPMAEDLTVETPQLPGRDVWSPSAPADPAPVAQQRRSDGGRLDEEISAQRGLESATPEPEHGSGAGRAEIIPRNVDDTMELPIFREVESAWFRTSPSRPRSAPAVGTPPAPVAAAARPAGMTATRAQEAPVRAAEPKKRPTVLPTRVPAGSDAPRNQPVARPAEPARRPAEPGPAAPVDRPMAEPMDRPMAEPLARRQPPAEMPPGRPAAEVPSEGRPDIDPWRSAADKGWQAASAITTPRESDTTSAGLPIRRPMAQLVPGGIEDASRPKSRARERSPEAVRGLLSAYHRGVQRGRAGGGDSPRAGAAPGHRSTGDGAGEEQEA
- a CDS encoding ABC transporter substrate-binding protein; protein product: MRPRLAVAAVGAVALLATVGACSKNTGSNQGSGGQGSTQSGSIATDPADSQGPAKAVSGAKTGGTLYQYAEADFDHLDPTRAYVNNATAVINLFARTLTMFKDEGNGKLKLVGDLATTPGKDVSTGTKCTSWEFTLKSGLKYEDGTPITAADVAYGVARSFSPDLAEGPHYIQQWLANDVNYNKTYKGPYNGGAPIPPGVKVSGNKITFDFKQPHCDMPFAASWGTTTPLPKAKDTRTKLDLHPFSSGPYKVQTYTRDSKLVLVRNKYWDPKTDAVRHAYFDKFETDIGQDADQQANSIKASQGKSANAVMGANVPPALIPTVQGDPAVKSRVAAGYTQFVWYMAINNQRITDLKERQALNYGFDRKSFIQTLGGSTAGDPATTLLSPTTIGFKKYDAYPYSLDKAKQLLGSKHPKLVFAFANTAQWQKRATNVQNTLQKIGFKVVLKPIDAASYYTQIGKKDNQYDLYFAGWGSDWPSGSTIIPPVFDGRNIQAQGNSTYPYFNNDSVNAQIDKLSKQTATEAAPGWAKLDKDIMTKYAPVVPVWYDKAYQLYGTNVGNMKIGQSTGWPVYFNAYLKNGK
- a CDS encoding roadblock/LC7 domain-containing protein — its product is MTTQQIGTQDLGWLLSNFADRVPGVAHAVAVSADGLLLASSRDLPRDRADQLAAIASGLVSLTQGASRCFEGGAVLQTVVEMDNGFLFLMSISDGSSFAVLAARSCDVGQVGYEMALLVDRVGDALTPAPREGTARLS
- a CDS encoding DUF742 domain-containing protein, whose amino-acid sequence is MNDPDEPSNALVRPYAVTRGRTRPRVEIAIEALVETTARGRDASVVGGREQQLIAGLCALRVQSLAEIAARMQMPLGVARVLVADMAADGLVAVYEPTAVGDDAVGTELLERVLSGLRRL
- a CDS encoding GTP-binding protein; protein product: MTSSKIVIAGGFGVGKTTLVGSVSEITPLTTEAIMTSASASVDDLAGVPGKSTTTVAMDFGRITIDQDLILYLFGTPGQTRFWFMWDELVRGAIGAIVLVDTRRLADCFAAVDFFEHRGLPYLVAVNCFDGVQLHQLDDVREALAVGPQVPVIPCDARSRESTKQVLITLVEYVLKMRRGAVAPSR